Within Malus domestica chromosome 04, GDT2T_hap1, the genomic segment aatcctttttcccatctctatatctttccatcaatcttcgtaagagatagattgcctccatggttgagcgccctggcatgaacccgaattggttgtccgaaacccgtgtctcttgcctcaatctatgctcaatgactctctcccagagcttcattgtatgactcattagcttaatacccctatagttcatgcaattttgtacgtcgcccttgttcttgtagataggcaccaaagtgctcgttcgccactcatttggcatcttcttcgttttcaaaatcctattgaaaaggtcagtgagccatgttatacctgtctctcccaaaagtttccacacttcgattggtatattgtctgggcctattgcttttttatgcttcatcttcttcaaagctacaaccacttcttccttccggattcgacgataaaaagagtagtttctacactcttctgagttactcaactcccctaaagaatcgctcatttcatgtccttcattgaaaagattatgaaaataacctctccatctgtctttaaccgcgttctctgtagcaagaacctttccatcctcatccttgatgcacctcacttggtttagatcccttgtcttcttttcccttgctctagatagtttatagatatccaactctccttctttggtatctagtcgtttatacatatcgtcgtaggccgctaacttagcttctctgacagcttttttcgcctcttgcttcgcttttctatacttttcaccattttcatcggtcctctccttgtataaggctttacaacattccttcttagccttcacctttgtttgtacctcctcattccaccaccaagattccttttggtgtggggcaaagcccttggactctcctaatacctcttttgctacttttcggatacaactagccatggaatcccacatttggctagcttccccctctctatcccacacacattgggtgattaccttctctttgaaaatgacttgtttttcttcttttagattccaccatctagtccttgggcacttccaagtcttgttcttttgtcttactcttttgatatgtacatccatcaccaacaagcgatgttgattagccacgctctctcctggtataactttgcaatccttacaagttatacgatcccctttcctcattagaagaaaatctatttgtgtttttgacgacccactcttgtaggtgatcacatgttcttctctcttcttaaagaaggtgttggctaagaagagatcatatgccattgcaaaatccaagatagcttccccatcctcgtttctctccccaaaaccatggccaccatgaaaacctccatagttgcctgtctccctgcccacgtgtccatttaaatctcctcctataaataacttctccgtctgagcaattccttgcaccaagtctccaagatcttcccaaaatttctccttcgaactcgtatccaaccctacttgaggtgcgtacgcactaatcacattgataagttcttgtcctattacaatcttgattgccatgattctatctcctaccctcttgacatctacaacatcttgtaccaaggtcttgtccacgatgatgccaacaccgtttctcgttctatttgtgcccgaataccaaagtttaaaccctgagttttctagatcctttgccttactaccaacccacttagtttcttgtaggcacataatatttatccttctcctcaccataacttccactatttccatagattttcccgttaaggttcctatattccacgttcctaaacgcattttgctctcttgaactctacccttctgtcctagcttcttcaccctcccccgtctaataggatcaaagtacttcttttgtgtgtcccgggtaaaattgataggagcatatgctcccaaacaactttgagtggagtcgttcgaaaagaagtttctatggcccccttgctcatttaacactgcatccgggtgccgatggagatgcagcgacccttgctcacttatcactgtgctcaggccacacagcgcgccacttacgggtgacgccctagctttagcgcgattttgttctggattcattttcataaggattcgacgtgatcatggagtgccggctgtcgactacctgacgccctccccctcctcctttatccgggcttggcgacggagaatgaccctctagttagcccatcatccatttaattcaccaaattcgtccaattttgtttaagtctttaattcacttgtttttactttaatttcatccaaaacccaatcccctttactttagagtgtcaaattagttagaatctgtcttagtttgtgttttaagtgttttgagtcaagttaaaatcaattttcatacAAAGTCATTCCTATTGTCcagtttgagtctatttagttgtttgaagctgttttgagtcatttgagtttgttttgagtcattagagtctagttaagtgtctttaaatttgtttttgagtttttgagtttttgagtcagtttagagtagattagcaatccctcctaatcacCGGTCCAAAACGATctctacttatccatactacaattgtcaacaagatggtttaatttgtgttagttaattttcacatcacttacCATTGTGTACTTAGTCTAATCCCCCACCAAttaatgtaaatatattgttgtattaTAAAAAATTGTCGCATTCACTTAATTACTAAATATCAAAGAATCACAAtcacacacaaattaaaatcaaaattatTTTCCCACCAATTAATACAATTCTCAAAGGCAACTAAAATCTCTTCTTTTAtcacctctctctctatatatgtaTTATAAACCCTTCTCCAAAATCTTCACAGTCCAGCAGCAGACTTTCAACATTCTCTAAAACCCTAATCTCCAAAACCATGGCAATATCTGAGTTCTCCAAAATATGCATGATCTGCATAGTCACATTGCTCTCTGTGGCAATGGCTTCACAACAATCCCCACAACCCTCACTCACAAATGACACCATCCCTGCAGATGATGAGCTGATTTCCCTAGCTGCTGCTTCGTCTCCATCACAATCTCCTTATGCCGAAAATCTGGCTCCCGAAACTGGAGGCTATTTGGCCCCTTCAACAGATTCAGATCAATACAATACTCCACCACAACCACCATAACAACCTTACATTGACACATTTGCCCCTGAAGCTCAAGAGCTTCTCTCTCCAGACTACTCTCCTTTCCCTGCTCCTACTTACTTCCAAGATtacccttctcctcctccttacATTGAAGCTCAGGCTCCTGAAAGTTACTATGCTTTTTACAGTCCCATTCAGGGTCCAAGTCTAGCACCGTCTTCCGAACGGGCTCAATTTTCGGATACTGATGATTTCACTTCTCCTCCAAACTTGGCTCCTCAGCCCAATGTGTTGCCTTCCAACTACAGAGCCGATGATGAGATTGGTGAGTTCGGTGAGCTAGAATCTGATGAAGCTTATAACTCTGAGCAGAATAAGAATAGGGCAACAATGGCGGGTTTTGCGCTTGGGTCTGTTTGCTTGGTTGGATTGGCAGGTTTTGTgtacaagaagaagaagtacaGCAAGTCAAAAGCAGATTATGAGTATGAATTGGCTAAGAGAGAGGATCTCTAGAGTCTAAACCTCTCGCCTTGGTTGGCTTCACCTACATACACTTCCCACATAGAGAAATATACATAAATTCTCTCTGCAAAACGTCTGTTCTACAGCCGAATTCATAGTTGATCATCAAGTTTTGTAATTGAACATGTCTACTTCTAAATTCTCTCTGCAAAACGTCTGTTCTACAGCCGAATTCATAGTTGATCATCAAGTTTTGTAATTGAACATGTCTACTTCTAGTACGTTTACTACTTTGCTTAGAAGCTCCTCAGATGTTGAGTGACTAGCTACTTGCATGTACTACGTACTATTATTCTATTATTGTAACGAACTATATATAATGAAACCTAGTCTTGCTTAATTACTTAGATGGTTCCTAATTTTTTCATTACAGTTAAAGTGGTAACTAATGAGTacatattaatttttcttttgttaatatAGATTTATAACTTTAATGGTAAAGCATTTGCCCCAACTtatggagaaaaaaaatattgaatgaCGCAAGAGGTCTTATAGACCTACTCTCTGAAAAAGTCTTGTTCACAGAATAATTCGAACCTCACCCTAAATCAACCAAAATTTCACACATCACTGTCACATAGTAATGCGATATAATAATACCAATTTCATCTCAAGCATGCAAATGTTACCAAATTAAGGTTAGCGATTAAGTTTTCATACAAAGCAATCAAATTATTGAATCAATCTGAAGGTTTCACATTAATTTTACCTTCATATTCTCGATAAGAGTTTAATTCTAGCtcattttaagaaaaataaaatacattgaaaaaaaaaagcaaatgatATGACCAATAAATCTAGAACAAGAGTAGCAAGAAAATACCTCACAACTTAAAAAACTTGGGAGTCATAAATGGCTAGGCTTCtttcaattaaacaaaaaaaaggttCATGTTGTGTACGACCCAATAAAATTGGAACTTTTTATTTTGGACCAAAAAACAAGACTAGGAAATTAGATGTATACACGTGTACAGTGCAGATAAGGCCAGAAGCCCAATTCTAATGTGATTAGAAAACGTCATCGTTTGGAGGCTGAACTTGGTCTGTTACGGTCATCTCCATTTATTCTTATCGCATCTGTGCCCCCCGCTTTTCTCTGAATCTTTCTCTTCAACTTCTCAAATCGAcgctctctgtctctctctctctctctctctctctaaaggtACTGAATCTGCGTTACTCtgtctttattttgttttatgtgaAATTACGTTGATCCGTTTATGTGTTATTTACTTCAATTTATTGAATTCTTATGACAAATCTGAAAAATTGTGGTGCTTTAAGTTCCGATCTGTTTGAAGCTGCTGTGAATTGAATCACTCATTCAGTACACCGGCCTAGTTATTGGATCTCTGTATACGAATAGGGATCGATTAATTATTATGTATAAATGTATGAATAGGGTAATCAGAGGGTCACAGATTAAATTTTGATGTGCCATTCATGGCTGAAATTTATGCAGATTTTCGCGAagatttgatttatttgattttattatgttttgtttgattttttgttaattggGTTTTGTTCAGTGTGTTAATCAACTGTAGTATTTTCCAGAAATTATGGCATCCAATAGGGGTCATGGTGGAATTCAGCAGTTGCTGGCTGCAGAGCAAGAAGCTCAGCATATCGTCAATGCTGCCCGAAGTGGTAATTTTTCGTTAAGTTTTATTTGGCCATCGATCAATTGTGTATATCGATCGGTTAGCTGTTTGTTTCTACCACTGATTCAAGTACTTGATGTGCGAATCTCTGAATTTTCATTTTGCAAACGGAATTGTTTGCAGTGTTTATTAATTGGACTCTTGCCAAATTGTGTGAAGGTGGGTTCTTGATTTTaattggagagcaatttatcTTTTTTCTAGTCTAACCGTTTGGTGTTACAAAGTGGGGTTTTCTATAAagtattgagtttgaagtgtttttctttgaAACCTGATGCTTCAAGGGCTTAAATTTGAAAATCCCTAAATGTTACACAAAAAACgagtttttttagttttctaaTTGCTTTGCTGTCTGGCCTTCTGCTGTTAGCTAAAAATGCTAGACTGAAGGAAGCCAAAGATGAGGCCGAGAGGGAGATTGCTGAATACCGTGCCCATGTGGAGGCTGAGTTCCAGAAGAAAGTTCAAGCGGTATGTATATGTTTGGTAAAGCAATACGTTGATTGTTCATTACGTCTGGCAATGTGCTTGCCAATGTCAGTGTCTTGTGTTTCTTgcaatttgagaaaattaacATACCGACCACGAATATATGATGAGTGTcttccctcccccccccccccgcgccCCCGCCCCCCCGCCCCCGGTAGTTTTTGTTATCCTGAAGCTACCCTACACTTGTTACATATGTGCTTCTTATGCCCTTCCCCCCATGCTTTCATATGGCGACTAAGCAGAGCAGTGGAGATTCAGGGGCCAATGTGAAGCGTCTTGAATATGAAACTGCAGAAAAGATCAATCACCTCTCGACAGAGGGCTCAAGGATATCGAATGATGTTGTGCAAATGCTTCTGAAGCAGGTGACGACAGTGAGAAACTAATGCTATTGGTGATAAATTATAATTTCAAACTCTTTGCAAGCATTGTACTCTTGTTGCCTGATTCATCCTATTCCTTAGACTTGCGGTGCTGTGGTTGGTATCCTCGTATCCTTTTTTAATCATTGGAATGAGGTTTTATTTGGCACAATCCTTGTAACACTTACTATTATTTTCGAGTGGAGTGCAATTTTAACAGttatgaaaaatatttgaattggGGACCTAGAGGGCACTAccctttacactttatacattaatATGTAGACAAAAATTTACCAAATAcatgaaaaaatatatttttacatcaaatacctataaaaacattatttaaatATGGATGAACTGTCGATTTAGTCTCTAAATTATTACTCGCGTGAAAATTAGATCCTTAAATTTTTTCGGAAAAATAAGTTCCTAAACTCATTACAAACAGCCAATTTCATCTTTGCCGTGAGATTTTAAgtttttccatccaattttctgTTCACTCAAGTTACATGACTTGCACATGACATAAGTAAAAATCATCATTTTCTATGCTCATACTCTGGTGGTGTAGGTCTTTTAAGGTAACCAGAACTCTTTTTGGAGAGAAGAGAGACAACGCCGTTCATTCCTCTAGGTGCGTTGCACTTTCAGACGAATTTGGGAAGATTGAAAGAATCGATTCAAACTTTTGctcaaaaaattctcaaatagAGACAAATCTTTTACTGACTATGCTTTTACTTGGGGGAATTTGTGCATTGGAAGGACAATATTAGTAGAGATTGTATAACCATGTGGGACTTATGGGAGCTAGCAGAGTATCTTGGGTACAATAAAGAGACCACAAAGTtcttttataagaaaaaaaggaagaaatgatgGGTTCCTATTACTTGTGATGCAGATTACTTTCAATGTGCAAAATGTGTAACCAAAAGAAGCATAGACAAGCATCTATGCAAAATGCTATAATTGAGATCAATGTAGAAGATGCTATTCTGATTGAGGGTTCACATGTTGCTCAAGAAGTTGGTTCTGTAGACCTTGAATGAGAGTATGTTGCAGATGATGAGTGTGATGAAGAGGATGATAGAGAAGAATATGTAGTTGATGGTGGCGTCTTGGTGGATGTTGCGATAGGAGTTGATGATGTtggtgatgaagaagatgaggattTTAGGGACAGTTATTATGAGCAAAGTGAGGATGAAGATGACAATAAGTTTCATAGATTTATTGCACCAGAAGATACCGAAGAGCAGTTCATGACTTgctttgcatgcctaaacttggtTTGTTATGTTATTGGCATGATGTGGAATTGGTGCCTTGGACTTTATTTTTGGattgaaaataaagaaaacatggtatggaattattttaatgaaattgttgttgaagagttgaaattattttcatgaaatttgctTTGCGATGGCCAAATCGAAAGCCTTTAATGTTTATATAAGATTCCCAGCGAAAAACAGTTGCAAATTAGGCtctataaatttcaaaatttgggaAAATTTGATCGCGAAAAGTGAGGAGATGGATGCTTCTCCTAGTTGTGTTTCATGAGCGATGAAATGACGATTTTACCTTTCAAATTGTGTCATGTGCAAGTCATATGACCTAAGTTAACCGAAAAGTAAATGGAAAAGCTTGAAATCTAACGGCAAGGATGAAATTGGCTGTTTGTAATGAGTTTAGGAacttatttttctgaaaataatAATTCAGGAACCTAATTTTAACTTGGGTAATAATTTAAAGATTAGATCGGCGGTTCACTATTTAAATATTACATTTGAAAggccaaaataaaaatataaaattcttATTAGATTATGTTTCCTAATTGCATTTGAATATCTTTGTTGGGAGTCTTCTAGGCTATAGCGTGGCCTTTTTAGTTTAatacgaaattaattaaaaacaaaacaccatCTTCAAGTTTCAAACCGGGACAACAAGCAACCACTACGCCTTTACCATTACACCTGTATGCATTCTGTTTCATCTATCTTACTTCATAGTATTTATaagacaaataaataaaataaaaaattttgggGTCCCTGGTTCCTGGGATCTGGAAACCCATGGTGATGAAGGTTATCGAGCTGCAATCGCCAACGGGGAAGCCATTGGTTGCATGGTTCCTGGGAATCGACGTTCATGGGGTCTGCATTACTCATGTATCAGCTTGGCTTCGTCCATCAACAAGTGTAAGTGTTCAGGCGGAGGCGCTGTAGAAAGGCCGACCACTACTTTGGCAACACCTTATTAGACACCGGATAATACCATTTAATACTAACTCAGTATTTGGTGCCATTTTGTATTAAATTAGCACCGAATTATTTATGTAGCCTCACCTATTTTATACAACTCACACTAGATTACTTATACACTCCAATCCTCGGTATTGTTAGTCGGGTCGCTAGAAACAAAATCACTCTAGCTCTTTCTGCATCCCTCTCTTTTCGGATTACTCAAGCGCCTTACCAAGCCGTCTTCTCAATCGGTATTCCTTCTACAGTCTCCTTTTGAGGAAGTAGATGAACATCTTTGTGGAGCGGCAACTTTTATTAATAGGAGGAAGAAGTACAGACAAAAACAAGTCAAAGAtgaactgatttttttttttgtaactgaGAACAGCTCTGATCAATATTCTTTATTTTCTGTTCTCTTAAAAAGTATCtacacattattttttttcatggaaaaaatcaatttttaaattGGTACTGCACCAAATACTCGACTAAAGAGTCAATACCATGAGTAAATAGTTAGTATTCCCGACTAAATAGTTAATACGCCCGGCTAAaaagtcagtactatccgattACATATTATTTTGTTCGGCTGGGTAATCAGTATAGCCCAAGCTGACAACCGGGAGCTCTATTCTCTATCGTCAGTTGTCCTACTAAACAAGTGCTGTGATCTGGTGATCGTAGGCTGCAACCAATGGCccaaatgtttcacctcttccCTTCTTACTCACCTCAACGACACCACCGCATTCTCCTGTCCACCTTCCTCATCAGGACAGCTTCAAAGAAGTTCCAAATCAAAAGATTATTGTAAACGCCACTCAAGAATGATATGTCGAAGTCACTATGAATTATTGCGCCAACTATGCACTTGCATTTCTCAAAAATATAATTACGAAAATATTCATTCGACTAGTTGATCAGAGCAGCGTACTCTATTTTGATCATAACCCTTCCTTGTAGACCAGATGTGGTAGCAAAAATTCGTTGCCTTCAGTCTTCACGaatttgtacctacaaaacaatcaacacatgTTGATCAAAGACCAAAGCCTCACGTACTCATGAGGTGGTTGGGGGAGGCGGGGTGCTTGGCCAAAGGCTTTACGATGTCTAAGTTAGTTCTCTGTAAAGAgtaagtgtttagggcttttatATGTAGCAAAAAAACTTACCAAAATTTGATGGAGatgaaggtatttataggaggaggtGGCCAACCATAGGGTTAAGCTTTTACCTTACACATGGTGGTATCATTTGGCCAAGGTGTGTCATCCGTTGGATGAATGAGGAAAAAATATTCCCAAGATTTTAATTAGGAGATAATATCTTGGAATTATAATGGAAGCATCCATGATTGATTGTGATAGAGATTCCTTGCTTGATGAAGTTGATCTCCAATTgtgaatgtattaaagataaaatttaGTAATTAATCATATCTTTAATGTCTTTGACTTTTCCACGCCATGCTGAGCAGCACGTGGGAGTATATGATAGCCCTGACCATTTAATGAGGACACGCTTGtctttcttgaaaaaaaaaaaatcatgtgcTCTTCTACATTTcgggattatttttggctccacaccaAAGTTAAACTATAGTCTtgtgaaagaaaaacaaaaagcaatgcttattttatagaaaattaaattaaattgacaGTAAAATGAGTAGTCTTGGCCTCTCGTAGATTATGGTTTAACTTTGGCCTtctgagttaaaaaaaaaaagaagtaataCTTAGTAATTCTAATATTCTATGGAACCTCAAGAGCATCCCACATCATAGAGCACGTTAGGCTGTTGGACTTTCACATGGGATACATCCTTATTATGGACCATTTATGATCGTTAAACTTGGCTACATATCATGAAGTACGTTGGAATTCTACTGtaaaatcaattggtaataGAAGAATAACCCAATTTCTTATAAAACATTCCCCATCCTCACAATAAGTCAAAATAATGGAGTTAGTTAAACtgatttgtttgattttaaGAGCAGATCAAACTTGTCCTCCCAATTTTCTCTCCATTTTCCAGAGAGAATGGCTCTTTATTGAGACCATCAATGGTCTGactaattttttgggttttaggaAGCAAAGAACATTGGATTGTTAATTTAATATTCTAATTGAAATCTTGGCATTAGATTAATTTATCAATTGAAATCTTAATAAAGAACTCGACAAAAACATTATTAATAAAGAGtaagggctggtttgatattgctgtgctttgaaaaaaaactgcttttgCTGTGcagtgagaataagcagctgtgaaataaagcagcaaagtgtttggtaaacttgtttgtaaaagtacttttgaaaaaaaaaacagtattatagtgtttggtaaacttttatgtaaaacagatgtgaaaaaaaatcaaattttcaaagctgggttttgcagctttgtgtttttggcttttttttcacccaaaactgtgaaaaaaaactgaagccgaatgtttaccaaac encodes:
- the LOC108173201 gene encoding uncharacterized protein — translated: MAISEFSKICMICIVTLLSVAMASQQSPQPSLTNDTIPADDELISLAAASSPSQSPYAENLAPETGAQELLSPDYSPFPAPTYFQDYPSPPPYIEAQAPESYYAFYSPIQGPSLAPSSERAQFSDTDDFTSPPNLAPQPNVLPSNYRADDEIGEFGELESDEAYNSEQNKNRATMAGFALGSVCLVGLAGFVYKKKKYSKSKADYEYELAKREDL
- the LOC103433286 gene encoding V-type proton ATPase subunit G 1-like, with product MASNRGHGGIQQLLAAEQEAQHIVNAARSAKNARLKEAKDEAEREIAEYRAHVEAEFQKKVQASSGDSGANVKRLEYETAEKINHLSTEGSRISNDVVQMLLKQVTTVRN